The sequence below is a genomic window from Xiphophorus maculatus strain JP 163 A chromosome 10, X_maculatus-5.0-male, whole genome shotgun sequence.
GCTTCTTGGACAATGTCAGGCCTAAATCTTATAAAAAGACAAGAGGGTAAGTCCATAGCTGCATTTTCCTAATGCTCTTATTACACAGTGAAAGATAAGGAAGAGCTTGAGAATGTTCTTGTCAGACTATCCACAGTTGTCCCTTTGAAACTAAACCCTCAGCGAGGGAATATCTTCATTGTGTCCACACTGTAGCATCATGtagttgttctttttaaaatggtctttgtttttcaggattttcttcagttgatgttttaaaagaaattaacataCAACCAGACTGGAAAAAATCTTGATGTAactcacatatatatatatatatatatatatatatatatatatatatatatatatatatatatatatatatatatatactttctTCCTGGATTGGAAGAAATGAATCCTTTAGGTAGGTATGCTCCATATAAATAATGCATCAAGTCAGGGGTGTGTGATCTGTGTTGTAAAATTgaatcaaacttttatttaatgggttttttttgtcctttctcCATATTAAAATGAAGCTACAATCTAAATTAGAGACTGTTCATTTTGTTATAAGTGAGAACACTCAGCAGGAGGATGAAATAATTATGTCCCCCACTGTAAAAGACAAATGCCAGCTCCAACTCCTCACTTTGTtagaaagcattttaaaaactgtagtTTGGAAAACTATAATTTCACATGTTGCCCTCGGTGCATTACTGAAATTAATTCCCGCTCCAGGACACTGTGATTAACAGCATTTTGGAACCATATTCAACCCGCCTGACTGACATCATTGGAAAGATCTCTTGTATCAGCCTATTGAGAGTTGCCTATAGGGTCAGACTCCTGTTATGTCTGCTGTGGTGGCCTTGCTCAAGGGCAGCAACCTAAGAAGAGTGgcatagatttgtttttcatagccagattttgtttttcacatctaTCATCATCATAACGTGCTACAGAGGCACCCACAAGTGACTTCTCATTCGTTGATATATTAAGACTCTAATAAGCTAGATGACTTTATCAGATACTCAGGGTGTGGGCCCCTGGGCTTGAGCCAAGGTGCGGGCCCTACTTAATCATcgtttcatatatatatatatatatatatatatatatatatatatatatatatatatatatatagccacCACATCCCGacacggctgtgacgtcagcaaggaggtggtggagtcatgctttgggccgaaatcatggggagagaatcattggtcggccccttcagagtccctgaaggtgtgaaaaagacctcaagtatttgtggattttagcaATTCAAACGGCAGCTGTGGTCTCTAACCGGGGGTCTACTatttatattgtgaaaatctttACACACTATCCCCACGGTGAACTATGAccgtggcagcatcatgctttgcaGATGATTTTCTTCAACAGAGAAAGAAACTGTTTAGAGTTAATAAGAAGATGAATGGGGCACAAAATGAGGCAATACCAGAGGAAAACGTCCAAGACGACAAAACTCTGAACATCCGGCCAGATCAAAGCAAAGCTGAATGACTgaacactgaatattttttctccatgaatggatgaaaattgtggaaaagttcaaaaagcATGGAATCTTATGCAAGGCACTTCATGACATTAAGATGacctttttaaatgcaaaaatgccccaaaagaaaatgtttctgttcccTGCTCTGGTGCAATGCCTCCATACAAACCCCCACTGTGACCTACACCTTCTGGTTTCGCTCTCCTCTCTCTGTTAGCAGTTTGTATACATGAACAGGCAAATGTCTTTTcataattcctttaaaaaaatgtttgtctttaattCAACAGCAGTGTGCATTTTGCCTCGGGGTCACCTTAATTGGAGTAAAGCTGTCACACCTTTGCTCTGAGAGTCACAAACAAGAACTCCAGGATCACAGCCCAGATCTCTGAGAACTCGTCATATATAAGTAATGGATTCTGTAATGTATGATTAACCTCAAGgttcaaaaatgtattcagattTAATCGTAGCTCATTCTGTGGTGCATTGAAGAGTTCAGTGCGCTTCAATTCCAcctcaaaaagcaaaattataGAGCTCATTCTTCCATGTTGAGGCCGTGGATAGAGTTTGTTCTACTGCGCAGGAGTCAGTGGAGCAGAAAGGGTTTTAACTAcaataaatgagaaataataGGAAGTGAGAGGCATTATGTTGACCACACAATGCTCTTTTTATGAGATGAAAGTACAGGCATACCAGAATGGAAGCAAATTTGAGTGAGCTTATTTCCATATGAGTTTGTAATATGTAAATGGATAACAAGAACAAAATTACaccatgaaaatgtttaaatggcTTAATTTGAAGTTGTGTTTGTGGATATTCTTAGCACTAACTTTCAAGGCTTAAGGTACACTATAAAGACCAGAAGCTTAATGGAAGCCTGATTTTTTACATtccaaaagtaattttgttgtgtttggaatcattgtcctgttggaacATTCAGGTTTCAGCCTTTCAGCTGTGAGTTGAGGTAAAACTGATATAATCCTACTTCattattccatccatccaccttGATCTTGTCACCACTTTCCTTTACCATtggttctgtgtttctgttgttcttaAACGACCttaccatttttcttttgtctgaatgtCAACATCCACACAATTCAAATTTTGCGCGATAGATTCAAAAACCAAACGATGGCCAAAAAAAGAAGCTGGAGTTTTAGAAATTTGTTGAAATTAGCAACTAAAGTTGTTGTCATTCCAACCTGAAAGGTAACAATAAGGCTAAAATTAACATAACATCCATTCTCCTGATGAATTATGTAAACTTGTGATTAGAGTTGAAGTTATGTGGAGTTAGTGATATCCTTaatgaggcagaaaaaaaatagggagtcaaactgacctaacatatattttttttaactgtagaACCCACACATAATATACTCCAGGCTGAGATGCAAAcacaggaccttcttgctgcaaggaaaTAGTACTTGTAACTGTGAAATTGTGCAGtctatcattttcctttcacttcaacATTATGCACTACTCTGTTATAGCATGCTTCAAGAAAGCCTAGAATCAAAACATTCCATATTTTCTGTCCCAGCTGAGCCTGCATCCACAAAGGAGAACAACTGTCTGAGTGCTGCCAAAGCCTGTAACCTGAACGACACCTGTAAGAAATACCGCTCTGCTTATATCAACCCCTGCACTAGCAGGGTGTCTGCGTCTGAGGTCTGCAACAAGCGCAAGTGCCACAAGGCTCTACGACAGTTCTTTGACAAGGTAATTAAGCATGCCAGGTTTAAGAGCTTTTATTGTCTTCCATTTTGATGTCTGACGGTCAGCCTAACATTTCTCAAAATTATCAAAAACTTGCTTCTAACACAATTCTAAATAGGATTTCACTTTCAACGCAGTGTCTTTGTAAATGTCTCAGCTGGGAAAATGTTGTAGCTCTGTATGCCGCAGTACATTACTAAAAAAACGCTGTTTCATGTTGagacttttatgttttctgtttgttccaAAATCAAGGTTCCACCTAAGCACAGCTACGGGATGCTGTTTTGCTCCTGTCCAGCGGGAGATCAGATGGCCTGTGCAGAACGCAGAAGACAAACCATCGTACCGATTTGCTCCTACGAGGATAAAGACAAGCCCAACTGTCTTTCTCTGCAAAACACATGCAAGACTAACTACATCTGCAGGTAAAACAGGAATCTTTAACAGGGTTAAATGTTAACTGAATCCTCTTCTGCACCTTGCTGGTTCTGGGTTGGATTTCCTTTTGCCTTCAACACTGCCTTAATTCTTCATGGCATAGATTTAAGTATTTGCCAgaagttgctgcagatttgtcagCAGCACATATACAATGTGAATCTCCTGTTCCACCACAGTTCAAGAAACCAGTTGGGGGTTATTAGTGGAGAAGAGAAAGCATGGAGAAGATGTTTAAACTGAGATCAAAAAGTGATGGACATGATTTAGGTGGGCTGTGGCTTTTAAATGATGCTCAACTCTTACTAGAGGGGGCCAAATTGTGTGTCGCCACTAAGTTTAAAACTCATCGAGTCAGGTTTTTTTGCAATCTGTATTTGTGGGCAGACCAGGACACATAGCACCAACAACCCTGTCACATTCAAAGTCACTTAACTTCTTCACCATCTGAAGCTTGGTTTGAATTTGAGCAAGTTGTCTCCATTACATCCCTGTAGATGTCTAAATGCTTTGATTTGCTGCCATGTGGTTGAACAAGTTTAGCTAATAAAGTGGCTAGTGAATGTATATATACACTTGTAATTGTCAACATACTCTTAAATTGGCAATTACAAGATTTCCTGTGTTGCTACTCTGAAGTCTGCAACATGATGTAGTAAATATATCACTGAAGAACTAAACcaaaccagtttgttttttcagcatcATTCCCTGCTCTTTCTCTCAGTGTCATCTTAAATCTTCCGCATGAAGTATCCTAACCTTCGACCTTAAAAAGAGTTTTCagcacaaatattttattcaacacACGGAGGTCAAACTGAGAGTATAATCTCAACCATATATAGCTAAGCACAAAATTGTTCATTCTCCTGGCAGTTTTAGGCATTCTGTCTGCTCCCTCCATCAGATTCAAGTCAGAACTTGGGATGAACCACTTCAAAATGATTAGTTccagtcagaaaaataaaacatgatggtAAAATTGAAAGATTAAGACTAAATCTGCCAGGCATATGAAAATTGCACTAATATGGAAGCAAAGTTCAAACACAGTAAGAAAAGTTtactttatttgcattatttagaacacatttttctatttattgcaaaactaaataatttttcatcttcattaaactttttttttgttagggTTATGTGTATGTTGGCGTATCCAACTTAGCCGTCACTTTGCTCTAGATACGTTGTGAATTTCCCCACTGAGGGGTAAGAATAATTTTCAGCTTCAATGTGCagcaaaaaaatgttcagtgaAAACTTGTCCAGTTCTGTAGATACAAACACTTAATGGAGTTACGTCCAGCTTGATCTGATTGATCACTCAATCTTTACATTGTATCTTGTTTAAACATGAGCAAACTGATTCTGCTCATGAGAGAGTCACCCTAAACTCTAAAGAGCTGTTCTATTAGATCTTTCTTTGAGAGTGATTTCAGAATTAGGACacaagaaaacattgttttaagaaGCTTTCATTGACAACATGTGTCGTGTTTCTCCATTGCTGATAGATCAAGGCTGGCAGACTTTCTCAGCAACTGTCAGCCAGAAGCTGGTTCCATATCTGGCTGTCTTCTAGAGAACTACGCCAACTGTCTGCTCTCCTATTCAGGTCTTATTGGTAAGTTCTTCGTAGTCCATAGATGTATTGGACATATTTTTCATCAAGGACCCATCATCTTACTGAACTGTGCTCTCAATTATTGCCACAcctgttaaaaatgtgaaacactgTAGCACAACctcacattaaacattttagaaaaatctaatatatttttgtacaatgtTTCAGTGTGGAATAAAATGCTATGTACAAAATACTCTGTCATCGTCAAATAAGAAGTCACTGTGTTCCAGGTGTagccttaaaatacatccacaggtTAGCATCCAATTTCCTCAAATGTCTCAGTTAACCTATCAGAAGTTTTCAAACCCAATATATCATCATCATCTGGACTTTCCTCCAATGTTTGAACAGGTATTATTCATTCTGCATgtcttctgattttgaagacgttaaataaatctctgacatGTTCTTTCCCTCACTATCGAGGCATTTtgcaaatagaaatcattttggttattttaactGACCTAGAACAAAAGAAGTTTGGTCTGTTTTACCTTTAGATGGTGAGGAAAAAAAGGTGCAAGTGTCTATtcactgtatgtaaacttctggtttaaCTCTACAACACAATTATTCACAGTCCGGCTAATACTTATATCAACCCCTTACTCATAATGTAGAAGCATACAGAGAGGGGATTTTCGTTAAAATGTGGCATTTCGAAAAAGTCCAATCTCCTGTGCATTTTTAGAAGTTTCTTAGATTCTCCATCAAACTTTAGAATGGGATCAGAGTggttttacacacatttgtcCTTTGATCAATTTTAGTCTCACCTGactaaaacacacaattttCAGCTAAAGTACCAGTAGAGTTTGTCCGACTCCACCTGTTTGTCAGTGATGGTAGGGATGAAAAGTTGTCTTCTAACTGGCATGTAAATGTATCCAGATTGCTGTTATGGACCCCATTAGTGCCTCCTCTGAGATTTGTTTATCTTCTTTAACTACTTTTCTCAGTGGACTCGGGTCCTCACCCAACCTTGTGTGTTACAACTTTACTTGTTTTAAACTTGTTTCTTACTTAGGTAAATAGCTATTTTAACCATTTGTAAATCAACACACATATGTCATCTTGCCatgttctctgtttttactcattttgaaGAGTAAGGACCCTACTTTTCACATCTTGACCAGAGTGCCAAAATAACGGAGtgagaaaagttattttttatactttcttGCACTAAAAAGACTGAGACTATTCCTAACAACCACATTATGCTGCTAACTAATAatccttatttgttttttcaacaacTTTCTCGCATAGTTGATGCATTCTTCTACACAATCATATGCAGACTACATACATATAACAGATCATTTACAGGTGCTCATTGAAAAGCCAAGCAATTTAGCCTGTGTGTATTCTGCAGAGGAAAGGTTAAACTAGCTGATCAGCTAGGCTGGCAAACACCTTTTATTAAAGCAACGCTGCAGTGCGAACATTTCACTGCAGCTCATTGTGCAGTAACAGATCTTGTTCCAGTCTTCCTTTCATCAGGGGGTTTCATTACGCAGAAAGGAAAATGACGTCCCACAGAGTTTTTGAAATGAGATTTGAACACAGTGCAACGGAGGCCAATTGCAGTCTCAACAGGCAGAAATTTCAATCTACACCACCGATATCATGCTTCACACAGTTTATTCCCTCTAATGCTCCCACCCGACAGGTTCCTGACGCTCCACCACAGAATCTGCTTGTAATTGCAGAAATCGAACCTACTCGGCCTCAAACTTCCTTCAAAAATGCAGACAATTAGTCTTTGCTTGATATTACGGCTTACTAAggaattttatcattttatcacTCACTGCAATTTCCCTGGACGTAGTAAATGGAGTAAAAGCTCCTTATAACACAGAGTAAGCCCACTCTCACTGGCTGACCTGAACATTTTAATTACGCATAAAAGGCCAAAAAAGTTCCTGCTAAACCACAAGTGCCCTATTAAATGGTTTCAACTGAAGTAGCAATGACTAACAGGGGTCCTATTCTGCTTTATGCTGCAGGTACAGTGATGACTCCCAATTATGTGCGGTCTTCTGGCATTAGCCTGTCGCCGTGGTGCGACTGCAGCAGCAGTGGGAACAGCAAGCCAGACTGTGATAAATTCGCTGAGTTCTTCACCAACAATCGATGTCTCCGTGAGTTCCAGCATTCTGATTTCCGTAACATGTACAATGCTTTGCTAAAGTATTTATAGTCCCCAAACTTTTACAGGTTGAGCCAAGTTAGCTTTTTTCTATGTGCTTCgggagattttatgtgatagagcaaCATTAAGTAAGTAGTGAATAATTGTAACGTGATAatgttctacaaaaaaatatgaaaagtgtgggATTTATTGGTTCCCTCACTTTACTAAAAGGGACAGCTAGAATGGCCCAGCCAACCAGAATCTAATTGAGAATTTGTGGAAATCCTTGAAAACTCAACATTCACATCTAGTCTCACCGAGTTCAATGTTGGAAGAAAGGGGAAACATTTTAGTGTCTAAATGAGCAGAGCTGGTAAAGATATAAGTCAAAACATTGTTtcttgtcatgttttgattttatgataGATCCAAACACAGGCAGAACATAAAGTGAAAGTTCctttatattaaaaacacaaaaagcgaCAGGACAAGATCAGGAACCAGCAGAAATGCAATGGACCATGAGAGACGAGggaagagaaaaatgaagaagGTAACAGCAGAAACTGAGAGGCTTAAATAGGGGTGAGTTTGATTACTGACAAGAGACAGGTGGCTGATTGGAAACAGGGTGCAGCTGTGAGAGAAGGATGGAGACTGACTAAAGGTGAATAATTCACACACAAGGGGCTGAACAGAGTAAAACAGATTTAGAACTAAAGGGAAAACGCCTGACAAATCTAaaagataaatacaaaaatgcaataaacatgCCAAGAACTTTCTAATGAAACCAAATATAGCAAGACCTGTTCAGCAAACACAGGTGatgcaaacacaaatgaaaacaaatcaccCTATTTTTGTTACTAGCTacaagaaaactttgaaaacttccacttcacaattatgcactactttgtgttagtctagTACATAGAAGTACACTGAAAGCTTTTGTAACCATAAAAGTTGTGTGAGTACATAACCCTATTTATCTCTACATATGTTTAGGtagtctgtttttattacttagACTTTTTAAATCGCCAACTATGATACAATTGTATTAGTCCATCATACCAAACACAGAGCAGCTGAATGAAAGTCATGCTATTTGGTGTACATTTTGTCCCACATCTGCTCTGTTTTCTATTTCCCTGACATGCTCCATTTGTTCTGTTCAGAAAGTCAATAGGATCAATGCTTTCTTCTTGTTTAGGTAATGCCATAAAGGCATTTGGTAATGGTACTGATGTTGGAGTATGGCAACCCCAACCCCCCATTCAACCCACTGTAGAGCCAAGCGTCACTCGTAGGGGTAAAGCTTGGACAAACAGTGTTGTGGACGTCCTGACAGACGTGAACCAGCTGGGCGCCAATAGTGACTCGTATCACATTTGTGGACCCTTGCAGGTAaggtttgaaaagaaaatcttcaaTTTTGCtgtacagaaacatttaaatctatttttgctgaaatgtttaatgaaaataGAACATTGGGAATGTCTTATCAGGACTTGGTACTTGGCATTCTGTTTGCAAAGCTTTAGAAACTTCCCCGAACTTGGAAATGAAAATGCCTCATCCCAACATCAGACCTTAGGAGGTCACTAAGAAATCCATTCAGAGCTTCAGTCTGACTGTCAAATGTCTGAATCCGTCACTGTGATAGATCAGGGAAGGTTTTATAACGGCATGCACAGAATCCCGCCTCCTGGGCAGAAAGTGGATATGTCAATGTGGAGTCACATTTTCTGAAGCTGTCACGTCAAAGCTAATTGGATGCCTCAGTAACCTCAGAAATGGCCTGAAGGTTCAGTCTATTTGTGACAGTGTTAGTGTGCAGGCGGGAGTTAAAGTCAAAAGGATCTCCCTCATATTCTCCCCCCTCAATACTGGAAGGTCAGTTATTGGAAAGGACACTAGTCTAGAGCTTTTTTAACTTGTTCTCACTCATCAGTGCTCTTACATGATCAAATTAAAGGTGTCTGAATTCCCAAAACTCAAATTTTCAGTTGCtattttagtacatttttaaattctaaaaattCTGAACGGATGGCAGAGCGAGGAAGAGTTGTATGGCAAGATAAATGGTCATATAATCACAGTTTATCAGTGCCTAATAGAGCGTAATAGACACAAAGCACCTTTAAAATCTACTTAAATGACATCATGTTCTTAAGTCTCTAAACAAACAATGCCATGACAAGTGAGTGGCATTTTctacttattttgtttgtatcttGTTTgcaagaaactgaaaaacaataattgtcatgttttattttgtgctagATATTTCTTAGTTTGGGTCTTAATtcaactttgtttggcattcaGTTTATAGGTCACTGTGCAAgtcaaagtgaagaaaaaccTTTCTGTCTGTACAGTGCTGTCATTACCTGCACAGTGCAGCTTTAATACCAAGATATGGTCAAAATTCTATGACCTCGTTAAATCTAAGTTTCAAAAGACCGCAATGATTAAAGAAAAGATTAGACAACTGTGATCTTACAAAAgctagaagtttgttttttcttcccagtACTAGTTGTGTTGTCCATGTGATGGAAATCTCCTGGAACAGGATTCCAAGACAGAAACCTTTGTTTCAAAACATTCAGCCATGGCTAAAATTCACCCTAAAAACCATACAGATGTGTTACAGTCTGATGgaactaaaactgaactttcGATAAGCAGTGGCGCTGCACATCACCATGGTAGCATCATGCTCTTAGGATACTTTTCTTCAGAGTTAACTGGGCTTTTTGTATAGATCGTTTTGTTAAACATGAACAGTTCAATATGTTCATCAGTTTTGATCTAAAACCTTCAGTTGGTTGCAAAAAAATATGGAGATGAAACTTAATGTTGCTTTTCAGTGTTACAGTGGGACCAAACATACATCCAGATGAATGAAAaccagaataaaatgaaaattttggGGTGGCCTAACCAGAGATTAGAGCTAATTCTGACAGAAAATTTGTTGGAGTCACCTGAAGAGGTATGTTGACAAGAGTGTGACAGGTTTTTAGAACTTTTGTAAGATGACATGGATAATTATTACCAATTATTAAGGTGTAATATAGAAGAATGAATGCTGAAATTCAGTCCAAAGATGGAACAAAGTATTAGTTTAAGGCTATGAATCCTTATGCAACCAGGTGATTACACCTTTATTCCTCCCAACAGATTTGCATATTTGTCAGTTGAGTTGTACAAGTTTTAATGTCACTTTAATTTACACCACCAGAATCTGGCATTATATCAGAGGTATGTGCGCTTTTAAAACCCACTGCATCATGTTAggacttttatttgtgtttcacaaAGATCCAGTTCCCTGAATTCCAAATGCTACGTATATtcaccatttttatttgtacttaaTTTTGCTTAACTGTCTCAGAATCCGATGCAACCCCTTTGGACAGATTTTGGCTCGATCAACACACTCACGATATCTGCTATTCTCTCCTGATAAATACTTTGGGGCTCTTTTCTTAGAAATGAGATCATATCACAGAGCCTCCTCTAACCGAAACAATCTATCATATTGGCTTTTAATAGCGATATGATTTATCACCCGTAAAGCATCCTTTAGGAGGAAAGACCTCCAATACAGCAATTAATCATTCTTCTCCATAACCCTGGTTTGTAGGATTTTTCTCCTTAAAAATCACCACATGGTGTTTATTCTGTTTCCAAACCACAGCAGCTTCCTCTTATCATTTTCTGCACCCAAACACTGTATCTATGAggtagtattttattttgtttatctattTGTATGTGCAAATaacggttttttttttatatatatatatataaatgtaaaggttttgaggaaactgaaaaaagttttaatgtaacAAACTGATGTAACCTTGAGCTGGCACGAACAGGCAGAGGGAAAATTACACCAAAAGTTTACACCAACAGAGTTTTGTGGGGATAAAACGGTCTGTGGTTTGTATCGTATCGTTTTTCATTGCCCTCAGTCGGCCTGTGGAGAacgtcataaaaacagaaatcaaatttAACGTGTTTCTACCTCctcacttctgtttttcttttttttttctcccttcaaGGTCCAAAATCTGGTCTCAAATCAAACAGCAAAAGCAGCTTTTTGTCCGGTAAGACTCGTTTTATTAAGCGCTTGAAGGTTCTATGGTTCCCATAAGACCAAACAATCCTGggtcaatatttttattagagtTTCAGCTAAAATATTAAGTGTTACATTTCATTCTCTATATGTGTCTATCTAGTCTTTTAACTGTCATTTAAGCTGCTTTTCTATGTTTCCTTCCCCACCAGGTCATTATTG
It includes:
- the LOC102228982 gene encoding GDNF family receptor alpha-1, with the protein product MILTFVFILSIWDSVFTLKGDGGAASRAARLDCVKASEHCQREYSCSTKYRMMRQCVAGRESNFSAVTGPEAQGECRSAIDAMKQSSLNNCRCRRGMKKEKNCLRIFWSIFQSLQGNDLLEYSPYEPVNSRLSDIFRLAPIIAAEPASTKENNCLSAAKACNLNDTCKKYRSAYINPCTSRVSASEVCNKRKCHKALRQFFDKVPPKHSYGMLFCSCPAGDQMACAERRRQTIVPICSYEDKDKPNCLSLQNTCKTNYICRSRLADFLSNCQPEAGSISGCLLENYANCLLSYSGLIGTVMTPNYVRSSGISLSPWCDCSSSGNSKPDCDKFAEFFTNNRCLRNAIKAFGNGTDVGVWQPQPPIQPTVEPSVTRRGKAWTNSVVDVLTDVNQLGANSDSYHICGPLQVQNLVSNQTAKAAFCPNHQLDESGTLNAIAGSSPSELNSLHLSTLVLSVASTALQLKGFLLL